Proteins encoded together in one Myxocyprinus asiaticus isolate MX2 ecotype Aquarium Trade chromosome 9, UBuf_Myxa_2, whole genome shotgun sequence window:
- the sumf1 gene encoding formylglycine-generating enzyme yields the protein MLAMAPILNSFAVLFLCLSIILAVYCDRDMSAVSSESQGTDCGCQGLKREGTAVDVSEENNLKHHDGSNIYSKTANENPHTPEHDKCSKLVLLQGGWFMMGTDEPGIPQDGEGPQRKVWLDPFYIEEHEVTNQQFQHFTNQTGYITEAERFGDSFVFEGLLSEEVKSTLSHAVAAAPWWSPVKGANWRHPEGPDSTIEQRINHPVLHMSWSDAQAYCHWAKRRLPTEAEWEFACRGGLQDRLYPWGNKLLPRGQHYANLWQGDFPNHNTAEDGYINTSPVMSFPANGFGLYDMVGNVWEWTADWWNVHHTTEDKYNPKGPESGTDRVKKGGSYMCHKSYCYRYRCAARSQNTPDSSASNLGFRCVSDLEP from the exons ATGTTAGCTATGGCACCAATACTGAACAGTTTTGCTGTTTTATTTCTCTGCTTGAGCATTATTTTGGCAGTGTATTGTGACCGTGATATGAGTGCGGTGTCCTCGGAGTCTCAGGGCACGGATTGTGGTTGTCAGGGACTGAAAAGGGAAGGTACTGCTGTTGACGTAAGTGAGGAAAACAATCTGAAACACCACGATGGTTCAAATATATACTCCAAAACAGCTAATGAAAATCCACATACGCCAGAACATGATAAATGCAGCAAG ctGGTGCTGCTGCAGGGAGGTTGGTTTATGATGGGTACAGATGAACCTGGAATACCGCAGGATGGAGAGGGTCCTCAAAGGAAAGTGTGGCTGGACCCTTTTTACATTGAAGAGCATGAAGTCACAAACCAGCAGTTCCAACACTTTACCAACCAGACAGGCTACATTACAgag GCCGAGCGTTTTGGAGACTCCTTTGTTTTTGAGGGACTGCTGAGTGAGGAGGTGAAAAGCACTCTATCGCATGCG GTGGCTGCTGCTCCTTGGTGGTCACCAGTGAAAGGTGCTAACTGGAGACACCCAGAAGGACCAGATTCAACAATAGAGCAACG GATAAATCATCCCGTGCTTCATATGTCCTGGTCTGATGCTCAGGCGTACTGTCACTGGGCCAAGCGCAGACTTCCCACTGAGGCAGAGTGGGAGTTCGCCTGTAGAGGAGGCCTGCAGGATAG GCTGTACCCATGGGGAAATAAACTACTGCCCAGAGGTCAGCACTATGCTAATCTGTGGCAGGGAGATTTCCCTAATCACAACACAGCAGAGGATGGCTATATTAACACATCACCG GTGATGTCATTTCCCGCCAATGGCTTTGGCCTGTATGACATGGTGGGGAATGTGTGGGAGTGGACGGCAGACTGGTGGAATGTTCATCATACTACAGAAGACAAGTACAACCCT AAAGGACCAGAATCAGGGACAGACAGAGTCAAGAAAGGAGGCTCTTATATGTGTCACAAG TCTTACTGCTACAGGTACAGGTGTGCAGCCCGTAGTCAGAACACCCCAGACAGTTCTGCCTCTAACCTGGGCTTCCGATGCGTCTCTGACCTTGAACCATAA